One window of the Rhipicephalus sanguineus isolate Rsan-2018 chromosome 4, BIME_Rsan_1.4, whole genome shotgun sequence genome contains the following:
- the LOC125758000 gene encoding uncharacterized protein LOC125758000 encodes MPTCGFWMSVHVSWGHVMTHGYGGGALSVSTWKQNCGLLGDSSYPLEPCLLTPVPGRPAPGTPENYYNKAHTAMRTVVERCSGVLKSRFQSLQRYRTLLYNPDRAATIIAACAALHDIALAAHEPVLEGHDDDTDDAELLPAAADLPPPPQREPAAAQPRSEPVSRTTGPACRAPAQSTPPPATTSAALCGGFRCNEGPGEGTNALQFVDHVTEKLNLA; translated from the exons atgccgacctgtggattctggatgtcagtccatgtttcctggggtcatgtcatgactcatGGGTATggtgggggagccctctccgtcagcacctggaagcaaaactgcggcttgcttg gagactccagctatccaTTAGAACCGTgcctcctgacaccagtgcccggacgaccagctcctgGCACCCCTGAGAActactacaacaaggcccacaccgccatgcgcactGTTGTGGAGAGGTGCAGCGGGGTCCTAAAGAGCAGGTTCCAAAGCTTACAGCGTTATCGGACCTTGCTCTACAATCCCGATCGAGCAGccaccatcattgctgcttgtgcagctctgcacgatatcgcgttggcggcacatgagcctgttctcgaagggcatgatgacgacaccgacgatgctgagctgctgccagcagcagctgacctaccaccaccaccacaacgggagccagcagcagcgcaaccgcgtagtgaacctgtttcgaggaccacagggcctgcatgccgagcacctgcgcagagtacgccgccgcctgcaacgacctcggcagcattgtgtg gtggcttccgctgcaatgagggcccgggcgagggtaccaacgccttgcagttcgtggaccacgtcaccgagaagttgaacctggcatag